From a single Bacillus pumilus genomic region:
- a CDS encoding ABC transporter ATP-binding protein — MKSILSFLKPYRLSVVSIVILTFLSSMLQLYLPTLTADIVDVGIVQGDIAYIWKVGGWMVACSLLAILLTIWKSYLSSKTALGFGRDMRRQLFVHVEKFSLEEFQKIGTSSFITRSTNDVKQVQDVTIMILQMMTRAPLMLVGGIILAVSRDAVLSLIFLAALPLLGGFIYLVSRKAIPLFGQLQKKTDRLNLIMRESLSGIRVIRAFNRVDEEKERFQEANTSYKDTGLKVNRLMAYLFPFMLIIMNFTNIGIVWLGANRIDAGEMEVGNLIAFIQYAMMILMALIMLSMSFIMVPRAQASAKRMNEVLNTEPKIKDNEESVTDLHAPAQSIRFEDVSFYYSNAEKPAVQDISFEAKTGETTAIIGSTGSGKTTLLQLMTRFYEASEGRITLDGVDIRELPQEKLRSQMGYVSQKAVLFSGTIADNVRFGQQDASDEDVWQALQAAQAEEFVLQKDGGIDAEIDQGGSNLSGGQKQRLSIARALVRKPSFYLFDDSFSALDYKTDAKLRASLEAEKAHAALIIVAQRISTVKHSDKIIVLDEGKIAGIGTHEQLLKDNLVYQEIVASQEGQEVERG; from the coding sequence ATGAAATCAATTTTATCGTTTTTAAAACCGTATCGACTATCCGTTGTATCCATTGTCATCCTCACCTTTTTAAGCAGCATGCTCCAGCTGTATTTACCGACTTTGACGGCAGATATCGTCGATGTTGGAATCGTCCAAGGAGATATTGCTTATATATGGAAGGTTGGCGGCTGGATGGTGGCCTGTTCTTTACTTGCCATCTTGCTCACGATCTGGAAGTCCTACTTGTCATCAAAGACTGCACTTGGCTTCGGGCGTGATATGAGAAGACAGCTATTTGTGCATGTCGAAAAATTTTCACTAGAAGAATTTCAAAAGATCGGCACGTCTTCCTTTATTACAAGATCAACTAATGATGTAAAACAAGTCCAAGATGTCACGATCATGATTTTACAAATGATGACGAGAGCCCCGCTCATGCTTGTCGGTGGGATTATTTTGGCTGTATCCCGAGATGCTGTCCTCTCTCTCATCTTTTTAGCAGCCCTTCCTCTTTTAGGGGGATTTATCTATTTGGTGTCGAGAAAAGCCATTCCGCTGTTCGGCCAGCTTCAGAAAAAAACAGACCGGCTGAATTTAATTATGCGAGAATCCCTTTCAGGTATCCGCGTTATTCGGGCCTTTAACCGTGTAGATGAAGAAAAGGAGCGTTTTCAAGAAGCCAACACATCCTATAAAGATACTGGCCTTAAAGTCAATCGATTAATGGCTTACTTGTTTCCATTTATGCTGATCATTATGAACTTCACAAATATCGGCATTGTCTGGCTTGGTGCAAACCGAATCGATGCCGGAGAGATGGAAGTTGGGAATCTTATCGCCTTCATTCAATATGCCATGATGATATTAATGGCACTGATTATGCTATCGATGAGCTTTATTATGGTTCCAAGAGCACAAGCATCAGCTAAACGCATGAACGAAGTGTTAAACACGGAACCGAAGATTAAAGACAATGAAGAAAGTGTTACTGACCTTCATGCGCCAGCCCAATCCATTCGCTTTGAGGATGTTTCATTTTATTACTCAAATGCTGAGAAGCCGGCTGTACAAGACATTTCGTTTGAAGCCAAAACTGGCGAAACGACAGCGATTATCGGAAGTACGGGTTCCGGGAAGACTACTCTGCTCCAACTGATGACACGCTTTTACGAAGCGTCAGAAGGCCGGATTACACTAGATGGTGTAGACATTAGAGAACTTCCTCAGGAGAAATTAAGAAGCCAAATGGGCTACGTCTCTCAAAAAGCCGTTTTATTTAGCGGAACCATTGCCGATAATGTGCGCTTTGGCCAGCAGGATGCAAGCGATGAAGACGTCTGGCAGGCGCTGCAAGCGGCGCAGGCAGAAGAATTTGTTTTGCAAAAAGATGGCGGCATCGATGCCGAGATTGACCAAGGTGGTTCGAATCTATCTGGTGGTCAAAAGCAGCGGCTTTCTATTGCAAGAGCGCTAGTGAGAAAGCCTTCCTTCTACCTGTTTGACGATAGTTTCTCAGCTCTTGATTACAAAACAGATGCAAAACTTCGGGCATCATTAGAAGCCGAAAAAGCACATGCAGCCCTGATCATTGTGGCGCAAAGGATCAGCACAGTGAAGCATAGTGATAAAATTATCGTACTGGATGAAGGGAAAATCGCAGGTATCGGTACACATGAACAATTACTAAAAGACAATCTTGTATATCAAGAGATTGTAGCATCACAGGAAGGTCAGGAGGTGGAACGAGGATGA
- a CDS encoding ABC transporter ATP-binding protein yields the protein MSKKMSSGMGHKGGQPKGPVAKPKEFKKTLLRLTGYLKPRKFQLILVFIAAVGSTVFNVISPKLLGDATSSLFDSFTQGTAVQFDVISRILLLLVLLYVVASLFSFVQQYVMAGVSQQTIAELRQEASDKLTRLPLRYFDKTTHGDTLSRVMNDIDNINTSLQQALTQVITSVITVIGIVVMMLLISPLLTLLVCLTLPLSLFAIRGITSFSQKHFKAQQKELGMINGHINEMFTGHQTVRAYGYEKKAIDTFDQLNEQLYESSRKAQFISGLMMPMMTFIGNLGYVAVSVAGGILVINGNIRVGDVQAFIQYTQQMSQPLVQASSVANLVQSAIASAERVFEILDEKEESTEEDAAVDLDSLSGDVSFEQVQFGYEKDHPIIKDVNLDVKEGQTVAIVGPTGAGKTTIINLLMRFYELDRGSIRIGGVKTTDLSRQQVRDLFAMVLQDTWLFEGTIHDNIAYGRQNVTKEDIIKAAKHAYADDFIRTLPDGYDTLLTEDAGNLSQGQRQLLTIARAILSDPKILILDEATSSVDTRTEMHIQKAMNELMKGRTSFVIAHRLSTIKDADLILVMKDGTIIEKGTHSELLQQKGFYADLYMSQFAENQVG from the coding sequence ATGAGTAAGAAAATGTCTTCCGGCATGGGCCATAAAGGTGGTCAACCTAAAGGACCTGTCGCAAAACCGAAAGAATTTAAGAAAACATTACTTCGCTTGACAGGCTATTTAAAACCGAGGAAATTTCAGCTGATCCTTGTTTTCATTGCAGCAGTCGGTTCAACCGTCTTTAATGTCATTAGTCCAAAGTTGCTCGGGGATGCCACCTCTTCCCTCTTTGACAGCTTTACCCAAGGAACAGCCGTTCAATTTGATGTCATATCACGTATTTTATTATTGCTTGTCCTATTATATGTCGTTGCCTCACTCTTTTCATTCGTTCAGCAATATGTGATGGCGGGCGTCTCCCAACAGACCATTGCTGAATTACGGCAAGAAGCAAGTGACAAGCTTACCCGTCTCCCCCTTCGGTATTTTGATAAAACAACCCACGGGGACACGCTGAGCCGTGTGATGAATGATATCGATAATATTAACACATCGCTTCAGCAGGCACTCACACAAGTGATTACATCTGTTATTACAGTCATTGGGATTGTTGTCATGATGCTATTGATCAGTCCGCTTTTGACCTTGCTAGTTTGTTTGACCTTGCCGCTCAGCCTGTTTGCGATTCGCGGGATTACGTCATTTTCTCAAAAACATTTTAAAGCGCAGCAAAAAGAGCTTGGAATGATCAACGGACACATTAATGAAATGTTTACAGGGCATCAGACAGTTCGTGCGTATGGCTACGAAAAGAAAGCGATCGACACATTTGATCAATTAAACGAACAGTTGTATGAATCATCAAGAAAAGCGCAGTTTATTTCCGGCTTAATGATGCCAATGATGACATTTATCGGGAACCTTGGCTATGTGGCAGTCAGTGTAGCTGGTGGTATTCTTGTCATTAATGGGAATATTCGTGTCGGGGATGTGCAGGCGTTTATCCAATACACACAGCAAATGTCTCAGCCGCTTGTGCAAGCATCAAGTGTCGCCAACTTGGTTCAATCAGCGATTGCTTCTGCTGAAAGGGTATTTGAAATCTTGGATGAAAAAGAAGAAAGTACTGAAGAAGATGCAGCAGTTGATCTTGATTCACTTTCAGGTGATGTGAGCTTTGAACAAGTTCAATTTGGATACGAAAAAGACCATCCGATTATTAAAGATGTGAATTTAGATGTGAAAGAAGGTCAAACGGTTGCCATTGTCGGACCAACTGGCGCTGGAAAAACAACGATCATCAATCTTTTAATGCGCTTCTATGAATTAGATCGAGGATCTATACGCATTGGCGGCGTCAAAACAACTGACCTCAGCCGCCAGCAAGTACGCGACCTATTTGCGATGGTTCTTCAAGATACGTGGCTTTTTGAAGGAACGATTCACGACAACATTGCCTATGGCAGACAGAACGTCACAAAAGAGGATATCATCAAAGCAGCCAAACATGCTTATGCTGATGACTTCATCCGCACACTTCCAGACGGATATGACACACTGTTAACTGAAGATGCAGGCAACCTTTCACAAGGTCAGCGCCAGCTGTTAACCATCGCCCGTGCGATTTTATCTGATCCAAAGATTTTGATACTAGATGAAGCGACGAGCAGTGTGGATACACGGACAGAGATGCACATTCAAAAAGCGATGAATGAATTGATGAAAGGCAGAACGAGCTTTGTCATCGCACATAGACTTTCAACGATCAAGGATGCCGATCTTATTTTAGTCATGAAAGATGGCACCATCATTGAAAAAGGAACGCACAGTGAACTCTTACAACAAAAAGGCTTTTATGCAGACTTATATATGAGCCAATTTGCTGAGAATCAAGTGGGATAA
- a CDS encoding MerR family transcriptional regulator yields MINDVQKTFLTGEFAKLFDVKKDTLFYYDKIDLFKPAGVHENGYRYYTFEQFDHFIAIQSLRAVQFPIKELKQYFTEPSRERLQSLAAEQVEKVKQELEKLQDIQSFLMRVMETTHELSSIKVGEVLFQELPEEPVVLSAPNPIDMNTSVEEISRIVGHFLKEIGIKGAAANGAVLKKELFLQRDDYQSDRLFCRMEGQGAVKKPAGLYAVMYYQGTYEEIEAAYSHLLDEIEKEDMVLDGDVFEEYLLHSLMSKEEADYVTKLSVKVKKQAK; encoded by the coding sequence ATGATCAATGATGTGCAAAAAACGTTTTTGACTGGTGAATTTGCCAAGCTATTTGATGTCAAAAAAGATACACTGTTTTATTACGATAAAATTGATTTATTTAAGCCGGCTGGTGTCCATGAAAATGGGTATCGTTATTATACATTTGAGCAATTTGATCATTTTATAGCGATTCAATCCCTTCGCGCTGTTCAATTTCCGATAAAAGAATTGAAACAATATTTTACAGAGCCTTCTCGTGAACGGCTCCAAAGCCTAGCGGCCGAACAAGTAGAAAAGGTCAAACAAGAGCTTGAAAAATTGCAAGATATCCAGTCTTTCCTTATGCGGGTGATGGAGACGACACATGAACTATCATCTATCAAAGTAGGGGAGGTTCTCTTTCAAGAACTGCCAGAAGAACCCGTTGTACTAAGTGCACCAAATCCGATTGACATGAATACATCCGTAGAAGAAATATCACGTATTGTCGGACACTTTCTAAAGGAAATTGGCATCAAAGGAGCTGCGGCAAATGGGGCTGTTTTAAAAAAGGAGCTGTTTCTTCAGCGAGATGATTATCAGTCAGATCGGCTGTTTTGCCGAATGGAGGGCCAGGGAGCCGTCAAAAAACCTGCCGGCCTTTATGCGGTGATGTATTATCAAGGAACATATGAGGAAATTGAAGCGGCTTATTCGCATTTGTTAGATGAAATCGAGAAAGAGGACATGGTGCTAGATGGAGATGTCTTTGAGGAGTATTTGCTTCATTCACTCATGTCTAAAGAAGAAGCAGATTATGTAACGAAACTTAGTGTAAAAGTGAAAAAGCAAGCAAAATAA
- a CDS encoding GNAT family N-acetyltransferase gives MNKIKQHEVTLELAKKEDFPSMKKELQKAFTAGVIDAFGDAQDGPVPPDEVIDESFHSNEHIVYHIMLNGEKAGGVVIKINQETHHNSVDLLYISSSSHGRGIGQAAWKAIEAQYPETIVWEVVTPYFEKRNIHFYVNKCGFQIVEFYHMKHPDPNSPHEDERESEHTAPEDFEFFKFEKVMKKTSSSQ, from the coding sequence ATGAACAAAATAAAACAACATGAAGTGACATTAGAGCTTGCAAAAAAAGAGGATTTCCCTTCGATGAAAAAAGAGCTGCAGAAAGCTTTTACAGCTGGCGTGATCGACGCATTTGGCGATGCGCAGGATGGACCGGTTCCTCCAGATGAAGTGATTGATGAATCTTTTCATTCGAATGAACACATTGTTTATCATATTATGCTAAATGGTGAAAAGGCAGGCGGTGTTGTCATTAAAATCAACCAAGAGACACATCACAACTCGGTTGACCTGCTATACATCTCCTCCTCCTCACATGGCCGCGGGATTGGTCAGGCAGCATGGAAAGCCATTGAAGCGCAATATCCAGAAACGATTGTGTGGGAGGTTGTAACCCCATATTTTGAAAAACGCAACATTCATTTCTATGTCAATAAGTGCGGTTTTCAAATTGTTGAATTTTATCATATGAAACATCCAGATCCGAACTCACCACATGAGGATGAGCGAGAAAGTGAGCATACAGCACCTGAGGATTTTGAATTTTTTAAGTTTGAGAAAGTAATGAAGAAAACCAGCTCTAGCCAATAA
- a CDS encoding glutamate-5-semialdehyde dehydrogenase, with product MTLTAEVVTSVKEKAKKAKYVSKKLGLLHTEDKNEALLKLAEALEQNRTFILQENQKDIDTGKEKGFTEALLDRLMLNEERIHEFAESLRLVTRLTDPVGEILDEWTLENGLHVKSRRVPLGVIGMIYEARPNVTVDAAGLALKAGNAVILKGGSSAISSNKAIVRVIHEALDQTKIPRDAVQLIEQTDRSSVQAMFHLKEWIDVLIPRGGASLIKTVVEQSTIPVLETGTGNCHVFIDQTANVKKAIEIVINAKTNRPAVCNALETLIVHRDWLKENAALLNEAFQEHHVTVHGDEAARSYFSNAIPAEEVDWTDEYLSLDLAVKVVDSIEEAISHIEEYGTKHSEAIVTEDEKQALTFLNEVDAAAVYHNASTRFTDGGALGYGAEIGISTQKLHARGPMGLPALTTTKLLLSGDGQIRS from the coding sequence ATGACACTGACAGCTGAAGTTGTCACATCGGTCAAAGAAAAAGCGAAAAAAGCAAAGTACGTTTCAAAAAAACTAGGTTTACTTCATACAGAGGATAAAAATGAGGCACTGCTGAAACTAGCAGAAGCGTTAGAACAAAATCGCACATTCATTTTACAGGAGAATCAAAAGGATATAGATACCGGGAAAGAAAAAGGATTCACAGAGGCACTCTTAGATCGTTTAATGTTAAATGAAGAACGAATTCATGAGTTTGCGGAAAGCTTGCGGCTTGTGACGAGATTAACAGATCCTGTTGGAGAAATATTGGATGAATGGACTCTTGAAAACGGCTTGCACGTGAAAAGTCGAAGAGTACCGCTCGGCGTGATCGGGATGATCTATGAAGCGAGACCGAACGTCACTGTTGATGCAGCAGGGCTTGCCCTCAAGGCAGGCAACGCAGTGATTTTAAAAGGCGGTTCCTCCGCTATTTCTTCCAACAAAGCCATTGTCCGTGTCATTCATGAAGCATTAGATCAAACAAAGATCCCGCGTGATGCGGTGCAATTGATTGAACAAACAGACCGTTCATCGGTTCAAGCGATGTTTCATCTGAAAGAATGGATTGATGTCTTAATTCCGCGAGGAGGAGCTTCTTTAATCAAAACAGTGGTTGAACAATCCACCATTCCCGTCCTTGAAACAGGAACAGGGAACTGCCATGTCTTTATTGATCAAACAGCGAATGTGAAAAAAGCCATTGAGATTGTGATCAATGCAAAGACGAATCGTCCAGCCGTATGTAATGCACTTGAGACGCTGATCGTTCATCGCGATTGGCTGAAAGAAAATGCGGCATTGTTGAATGAAGCCTTTCAGGAGCACCACGTCACCGTACATGGCGACGAGGCAGCACGGTCTTATTTTTCAAACGCCATTCCTGCTGAGGAAGTGGACTGGACAGATGAGTATTTAAGTCTTGATCTTGCCGTAAAAGTCGTTGATTCAATAGAGGAAGCTATCAGCCATATTGAAGAGTACGGTACAAAACATTCAGAAGCCATCGTAACAGAAGATGAGAAACAAGCACTCACGTTTTTAAACGAAGTTGATGCGGCGGCGGTTTATCATAACGCATCCACTCGCTTTACAGACGGCGGTGCACTTGGATATGGTGCTGAAATTGGCATCTCCACTCAAAAACTGCATGCAAGGGGTCCAATGGGACTTCCAGCACTCACAACAACGAAGCTGCTTCTGTCTGGTGATGGCCAGATTAGAAGCTAG
- the proB gene encoding glutamate 5-kinase, translating to MYADKERKRIVVKIGSSSLTSFQGEISLKKLENLVNQIVKLKDEGHEVILVSSGAVAAGYRKLGFIDRPKTLPEKQASASIGQGLLMESYSTLFLSHGYIASQLLITRSDFSDETRYQNVRNTMNVLLDRGIIPIINENDTVTINRLKFGDNDTLSAKVAGLIDADFLAILSDIDGLYEDNPHTNPNAKRILEVTDITEDIEAAAGDAGSSVGTGGMKSKLDAFKISMAAGINGFLGKADTPHILDKAINGTEDGTYFTADENLAPLNYKKQWIAFHSGPKGEIIIQKKTQELLMHREKSLDSDGIVNVQGSFQKGDVVRILDQDEREIGLGIVNYASDELIQKRDFLQDEVVHVVDLEAFVCHLDLSIPVC from the coding sequence GTGTACGCAGATAAAGAGAGAAAACGAATCGTTGTAAAAATTGGAAGCAGCTCTCTTACTAGCTTTCAAGGGGAGATTAGTTTAAAAAAACTAGAAAACCTCGTCAATCAAATTGTGAAACTTAAAGATGAAGGACACGAAGTCATTTTGGTTTCATCTGGTGCGGTTGCAGCTGGCTACCGAAAACTAGGATTTATCGATAGACCCAAAACACTGCCGGAAAAGCAGGCATCTGCCTCAATTGGGCAAGGGCTTTTAATGGAATCATATTCTACTTTATTTTTATCACATGGTTATATTGCCTCACAGCTTTTAATCACACGAAGTGATTTTTCAGATGAAACGCGCTATCAAAATGTGAGGAACACGATGAATGTGTTATTAGATCGAGGCATCATTCCAATTATTAACGAAAATGACACAGTGACAATCAATCGGCTGAAGTTCGGAGATAACGATACATTGTCTGCAAAAGTAGCTGGACTGATTGATGCAGATTTCCTTGCCATTTTATCTGATATTGATGGCTTGTATGAAGATAACCCGCACACAAACCCAAATGCGAAGAGAATTCTGGAAGTCACAGACATCACAGAAGACATCGAAGCAGCGGCTGGAGATGCAGGCAGCAGTGTCGGCACAGGCGGAATGAAATCAAAGCTTGATGCCTTTAAAATTTCAATGGCAGCTGGCATTAACGGTTTTTTAGGAAAAGCGGATACGCCTCACATTTTAGATAAAGCCATTAATGGAACAGAGGACGGCACTTATTTTACCGCTGATGAAAATTTAGCTCCGCTGAATTACAAGAAGCAGTGGATTGCTTTTCATTCTGGGCCAAAAGGTGAGATCATCATTCAGAAGAAAACACAGGAACTCCTTATGCACCGTGAGAAAAGCCTCGATTCCGATGGCATTGTCAATGTACAGGGCTCGTTTCAAAAAGGGGATGTCGTCCGTATTTTGGATCAAGATGAAAGAGAAATCGGACTGGGCATTGTGAATTATGCGTCAGATGAACTCATCCAAAAGCGTGACTTTTTACAGGATGAAGTCGTGCATGTTGTCGATCTTGAAGCGTTTGTTTGTCATTTAGATTTATCAATACCAGTTTGCTAA
- the proC gene encoding pyrroline-5-carboxylate reductase encodes MAEGMIAGIVQSGQMPLGQIYATNRQNQLRLNELTNRYGIQTATMDSFPFEEMDMLILAMKPKDAEAALESLKPHIQKDQLILSVLAGVKATYIEDMLHEGQPVMRVMPNTSSTIGASATALSAGRYVTNDQISMSQTLLSEMGEVYTIQEEQMDIFTGIAGSGPAYFYFLMERIEEAGEEAGLSKELSRQIGAQTLLGAAKMLQETEEDPSVLREKITSPNGTTAAGLNALDDFGGGEAIKQAVKHAANRSKEISNQQKQKVSI; translated from the coding sequence ATGGCGGAAGGAATGATTGCAGGGATTGTGCAATCAGGACAAATGCCGCTAGGCCAAATTTACGCAACAAACAGACAAAATCAACTTCGATTGAATGAACTAACGAACCGATATGGAATACAAACAGCCACAATGGATTCATTTCCTTTTGAAGAAATGGATATGTTGATCCTGGCCATGAAACCAAAGGATGCTGAAGCGGCATTAGAATCATTAAAACCGCATATTCAGAAAGATCAGCTGATCCTGTCTGTCCTTGCAGGCGTGAAAGCAACATATATTGAAGATATGCTGCATGAAGGGCAGCCTGTGATGAGAGTGATGCCAAATACGTCAAGTACGATTGGGGCTTCAGCGACTGCTTTATCTGCTGGACGTTATGTCACAAATGACCAAATCAGCATGAGTCAGACCCTTTTATCTGAAATGGGAGAAGTGTATACCATTCAGGAAGAACAAATGGATATTTTCACTGGAATTGCTGGAAGCGGCCCAGCCTATTTTTATTTCTTAATGGAGAGAATTGAAGAAGCAGGAGAAGAAGCAGGTTTATCTAAGGAATTGTCTCGCCAAATTGGCGCGCAGACACTTCTAGGTGCTGCAAAAATGTTGCAAGAAACAGAGGAAGATCCTTCTGTCCTAAGAGAAAAAATTACGTCACCGAATGGAACAACTGCTGCAGGACTGAATGCGTTAGATGATTTTGGCGGAGGAGAAGCGATCAAGCAAGCCGTCAAACATGCTGCCAATCGATCAAAAGAGATCAGCAATCAGCAAAAACAAAAAGTATCTATATAA
- a CDS encoding cytochrome P450, protein MKVKENYVNVIPMKEIRSTDDLLFPFPIYNELRAQSDIRYDETRKCWDLFRYADIQSVLKQPKVFSSQRGRSTSKTSILTMDPPKHTKMRALVNKAFTPKAIKQLEGKIKDLTLDLLHQVKDQRTFDIVQDLAAPLPVMIIAELLGAEVKDRELIKKHSDALVAGAKDESKEAIQAVVDMQKRAEEELSAYFAHLIQKRKESPANDLISLLIQAEIDGERLTENELLGFCILLLVAGNETTTNLITNAVRLLTEQPHITELVRQDPSLIPQLTEETLRYYPPVQAIGRIAAEDVEIAGSKVEKGDYLISWVASANRDEQKFEDPDTFRLDRKSNPHMSFGFGIHFCLGAPLARLESNIALEVLLQTFQDISCVAEQLKPIQSTFVFGVKEFPVQVTRF, encoded by the coding sequence ATGAAAGTGAAAGAAAACTATGTCAATGTCATTCCAATGAAAGAAATCCGTTCGACCGATGACCTTCTTTTCCCATTCCCTATTTACAATGAGCTTCGTGCACAGAGTGATATTAGATATGATGAGACAAGAAAGTGCTGGGACCTCTTTCGATATGCGGATATCCAGTCTGTTCTAAAACAGCCAAAAGTGTTCTCATCACAGCGAGGAAGAAGCACGTCGAAAACGAGCATTTTAACAATGGATCCCCCAAAGCATACAAAAATGAGAGCGCTTGTGAATAAAGCATTTACGCCAAAAGCGATCAAGCAATTAGAAGGTAAGATTAAAGATTTGACACTTGACCTGCTACATCAAGTCAAGGATCAACGTACGTTTGATATCGTGCAAGATCTAGCAGCTCCACTGCCTGTCATGATCATTGCTGAGCTTCTCGGCGCAGAGGTAAAGGATAGAGAGCTCATTAAAAAACATTCTGATGCCCTAGTAGCTGGTGCAAAGGATGAATCAAAAGAAGCCATTCAAGCAGTAGTCGATATGCAAAAACGCGCCGAAGAAGAGCTTTCTGCTTATTTTGCTCACTTAATCCAAAAACGAAAGGAATCGCCTGCTAATGACTTGATCTCACTTCTCATTCAAGCAGAAATTGATGGTGAGCGTTTAACGGAGAATGAACTGCTTGGCTTTTGTATTCTATTACTTGTTGCCGGGAATGAAACGACGACGAATTTGATTACAAACGCAGTGCGACTGCTTACAGAGCAGCCGCATATCACCGAATTAGTGCGGCAGGACCCCTCTCTAATTCCTCAATTGACAGAGGAAACGTTACGTTATTACCCGCCTGTTCAAGCCATTGGGCGCATTGCGGCTGAGGATGTTGAGATTGCAGGCTCAAAGGTTGAAAAAGGCGACTATCTCATTAGCTGGGTCGCTTCAGCAAATCGTGATGAACAGAAATTTGAAGATCCAGATACGTTCCGTCTTGACCGGAAATCAAATCCTCATATGAGCTTTGGTTTTGGCATTCATTTTTGTCTCGGTGCACCGCTTGCCCGCCTTGAAAGCAACATCGCCCTTGAGGTTTTACTCCAGACATTTCAAGACATCTCCTGCGTTGCAGAGCAGCTAAAACCTATTCAAAGCACATTTGTTTTTGGTGTAAAAGAATTTCCTGTACAAGTCACCCGTTTTTAA